The following proteins are co-located in the Toxotes jaculatrix isolate fToxJac2 chromosome 9, fToxJac2.pri, whole genome shotgun sequence genome:
- the LOC121187510 gene encoding cyclin N-terminal domain-containing protein 2 isoform X1 has product MAKTGFSDSKPLLDLHKKADERRAPLRTWANACGPIDRWQPVEVDESRMAPVKVEPERRWERRLSMQTSEGIIMGFHEDSRTHPADVDGCVEEPVLLYPHGLQGLHSLQALVPSLLRREVEIALEKLGLIWDRTYAWDMFLDMMRSQTWNSFPSADLPQHFTDATRAVLVDWLIQVHEMMHFQEETLYLAIHLLNCSLRLIKVTTANLQLLGMVCLFLAAKKEECLLPEVSGLCYLMDHTYTKHQLLRMERKVLCGLKFDLSYCPPLHFLLLFASIARCSAKMVWMARYLLELSLLEAQCAVFLPVQLAGAALCLSRQVLQEPPTPEGEAAWCLASSIHVGSETALLRIMHILANAATKANTRETCATFIKFSSPETMHVSRHPGLKNASALLGICT; this is encoded by the exons ATGGCCAAGACCGGTTTCTCCGACTCCAAGCCTCTGCTGGACTTACACAAGAAG GCGGATGAGAGGCGAGCCCCGTTAAGAACTTGGGCTAATGCCTGTGGGCCTATAGATCGCTGGCAGCCTGTGGAAGTGGACGAGTCCAGGATGGCCCCTGTCAAAGTGGAGCCAGAACGCAGATGG GAAAGGCGCCTATCAATGCAGACCAGCGAAGGCATCATCATGGGGTTCCATGAAGACAGCCGGACACACCCAGCTG ATGTAGATGGGTGTGTGGAGGAGCCTGTGCTCCTTTACCCTCACGGGCTGCAGGGTCTTCACAGCCTGCAGGCGCTGGTGCCCAGCTTGCTGCGCCGTGAAGTAGAGATAGCTCTGGAGAAACTGGGCCTCATATGGGACCGGACATATGCCTGGGACATGTTCTTGGACATGATG AGATCTCAGACATGGAATTCTTTTCCCAGCGCTGACCTGCCCCAGCATTTCACAGATGCCACTCGAGCTGTCCTGGTAGACTGGCTCATTCAAGTTCAC GAGATGATGCATTTCCAGGAAGAGACCCTCTATCTGGCCATACACCTCCTCAACTGCTCCTTGCGTCTGATCAAGGTGACCACTGCCAATCTGCAGCTCCTCGGCATGGTTTGCCTCTTCCTTGCCGCAAAGAAAGAGGAGTGTCTCCTCCCTGAG GTGTCTGGACTCTGCTACTTGATGGACCACACCTACACTAAGCATCAGCTGCTGCGAATGGAGCGCAAAGTCCTGTGTGGGCTGAAGTTTGATCTGTCCTACTGTCCCCCTCTTcatttccttctcctttttgcCTCCATTGCTCGCTGCAGTGCTAAG ATGGTGTGGATGGCTCGATATCTGCTGGAGCTGTCTCTCCTGGAGGCCCAGTGTGCGGTGTTTCTGCCGGTGCAGCTGGCAGGAGCGGCCCTCTGCTTGTCCCGCCAAGTCCTGCAGGAGCCCCCGACACCGGAGGGGGAGGCTGCCTGGTGTCTGGCCTCCAGCATCCATGTCGGCAG tgagACTGCCCTGCTGAGGATCATGCACATTCTGGCCAATGCAGCCACCAAGGCCAACACCCGAGAGACCTGTGCTACTTTTATTAAATTCTCCTCCCCAGAGACCATGCATGTCAGCAGACACCCAGGTCTAAAGAACGCCTCTGCCCTGCTGGGCATATGCACTTGA
- the LOC121187510 gene encoding cyclin N-terminal domain-containing protein 2 isoform X2: protein MAKTGFSDSKPLLDLHKKERRLSMQTSEGIIMGFHEDSRTHPADVDGCVEEPVLLYPHGLQGLHSLQALVPSLLRREVEIALEKLGLIWDRTYAWDMFLDMMRSQTWNSFPSADLPQHFTDATRAVLVDWLIQVHEMMHFQEETLYLAIHLLNCSLRLIKVTTANLQLLGMVCLFLAAKKEECLLPEVSGLCYLMDHTYTKHQLLRMERKVLCGLKFDLSYCPPLHFLLLFASIARCSAKMVWMARYLLELSLLEAQCAVFLPVQLAGAALCLSRQVLQEPPTPEGEAAWCLASSIHVGSETALLRIMHILANAATKANTRETCATFIKFSSPETMHVSRHPGLKNASALLGICT from the exons ATGGCCAAGACCGGTTTCTCCGACTCCAAGCCTCTGCTGGACTTACACAAGAAG GAAAGGCGCCTATCAATGCAGACCAGCGAAGGCATCATCATGGGGTTCCATGAAGACAGCCGGACACACCCAGCTG ATGTAGATGGGTGTGTGGAGGAGCCTGTGCTCCTTTACCCTCACGGGCTGCAGGGTCTTCACAGCCTGCAGGCGCTGGTGCCCAGCTTGCTGCGCCGTGAAGTAGAGATAGCTCTGGAGAAACTGGGCCTCATATGGGACCGGACATATGCCTGGGACATGTTCTTGGACATGATG AGATCTCAGACATGGAATTCTTTTCCCAGCGCTGACCTGCCCCAGCATTTCACAGATGCCACTCGAGCTGTCCTGGTAGACTGGCTCATTCAAGTTCAC GAGATGATGCATTTCCAGGAAGAGACCCTCTATCTGGCCATACACCTCCTCAACTGCTCCTTGCGTCTGATCAAGGTGACCACTGCCAATCTGCAGCTCCTCGGCATGGTTTGCCTCTTCCTTGCCGCAAAGAAAGAGGAGTGTCTCCTCCCTGAG GTGTCTGGACTCTGCTACTTGATGGACCACACCTACACTAAGCATCAGCTGCTGCGAATGGAGCGCAAAGTCCTGTGTGGGCTGAAGTTTGATCTGTCCTACTGTCCCCCTCTTcatttccttctcctttttgcCTCCATTGCTCGCTGCAGTGCTAAG ATGGTGTGGATGGCTCGATATCTGCTGGAGCTGTCTCTCCTGGAGGCCCAGTGTGCGGTGTTTCTGCCGGTGCAGCTGGCAGGAGCGGCCCTCTGCTTGTCCCGCCAAGTCCTGCAGGAGCCCCCGACACCGGAGGGGGAGGCTGCCTGGTGTCTGGCCTCCAGCATCCATGTCGGCAG tgagACTGCCCTGCTGAGGATCATGCACATTCTGGCCAATGCAGCCACCAAGGCCAACACCCGAGAGACCTGTGCTACTTTTATTAAATTCTCCTCCCCAGAGACCATGCATGTCAGCAGACACCCAGGTCTAAAGAACGCCTCTGCCCTGCTGGGCATATGCACTTGA
- the si:ch211-132b12.7 gene encoding CLOCK-interacting pacemaker has protein sequence MPKEQPCLSEHSPCATSSKNAKDKNNSTALLAMRDTKDADSSGRGSHCSSEKDSGFSDCSDWQQTDVEDQHSNKGQSRGSQCAQTSQPTQNQERGQGNPGNPTLMPIGREPPSVYVIKNMVLKQPDTIQKRGQVLWTNKSRETGTSGTPHMILLQQPSMLPATLQLHKPLSRKSNVTGKKINGTYLPIFNSYPRIAPHPSKKPPDKPSPNDESQNLSKRVCTEDKNDNTSLTRSLPEQHLHKQPKLAVAASVQPCSSSTRDSLPSSSSTTASSSLGSLSVSSVHTTTSSFRATRGLHRNSTTFTRHRRFLNTVEILRQSGLLDITLRTKELQRQSNATERDIVQLRQHTELLCQAASGRSLNGITAWEHLHRAMAESNSYPSLKLLQSLQIPSHPDSSGQPQSIGTGDTDGPPAAEKSNVPTSLLLTALLEPNQNCPVSEQSQSEQSRELEASKETSEKVTFMPPDSSTG, from the exons ATGCCAAAGGAACAGCCTTGCTTGAGCGAGCACAGTCCCTGTGCTACGTCCAGCAAGAATGCTAAAGACAAGAACAACAGTACGGCTCTGCTGGCGATGCGTGATACTAAAGATGCGGACTCCAGTGGAAGGGGCtcccactgcagctcagaaaaaGACTCTGGCTTCTCCG ACTGCTCAGACTGGCAGCAGACAGATGTGGAGGACCAGCATAGCAACAAAGGCCAGTCCAGAGGCAGCCAGTGTGCACAAACTTCACAGCCAACCCAAAACCAAGAGCGTGGGCAAGGAAATCCTGGGAATCCTACCCTGATGCCAATAGGCCGTGAGCCCCCCTCCGTCTACGTAATCAAGAACATGGTGCTGAAGCAG CCGGACACGATCCAGAAAAGAGGTCAGGTGCTCTGGACTAACAAAAGCAGGGAGACTGGCACTTCTGGTACTCCCCATATGATTCTTTTGCAGCAGCCCAGCATGTTGCCGGccaccctgcagctccacaagCCCTTGTCCCGGAAGTCCAACGTTACAGGGAAGAAAATAAACGGTACATACTTGCCCATTTTCAACTCCTACCCCCGCATTGCGCCACACCCCAGCAAGAAGCCGCCTGATAAACCTTCACCAAACGATGAATCCCAGAATCTGAGCAAGAGGGTGTGTACAGAAGACAAGAATGATAACACATCTCTCACCAGGAGTCTACCAGAGCAGCACCTTCATAAGCAACCCAAATTAGCAGTTGCAGCCTCTGTGCAGCCATGTTCCTCTTCAACCAGAGATAGTCTGCCCTCCTCCAGTTCCACTACTGCTTCCTCGAGCCTGGGCTCCCTATCTGTGTCTAGTGTGCACACCACCACTTCCTCCTTCCGCGCAACAAGAGGACTTCACAGAAACAGCACCACCTTTACTCGCCACCGCCGTTTCCTCAACACAGTAGAAATCCTCAGACAGTCAGGCTTGTTGGACATAACATTGCGCACCAAGGAGCTGCAGCGCCAGAGCAATGCCACTGAGCGGGACATTGTCCAGCTACGCCAGCACACAGAGCTACTGTGCCAGGCCGCCAGCGGCCGCAGCCTGAACGGTATCACAGCCTGGGAGCACCTACACAGAGCCATGGCCGAGTCCAACAGCTACCCAAGCCTCAAACTCCTGCAGAGCTTACAAATCCCGTCTCATCCAGATTCTTCTGGTCAGCCACAGAGTATTGGCACAGGTGACACCGACGGGCCACCAGCTGCTGAGAAATCAAATGTGCCAACGTCTCTCCTTCTCACCGCCTTACTGGAGCCAAACCAGAACTGTCCTGTATCAGAGCAGTCTCAGTCAGAACAAAGCAGGGAGCTGGAGGCCAGCAAGGAAACCTCAGAGAAAGTCACCTTCATGCCTCCTGACAGTTCTACCGGTTAG